In Tistrella mobilis, the genomic window CGCTTTCGCGCCAGCGAACCATGCCGGTCACCTGGTCGACCAGCAGGCCGCGAATACGATCGGGGTCGGAGACCGGCGCGGCAAGGACATTGGCAATCAACGGCAGACGCGGCGCGTCGATCTCAACCTGCGCCAGGGCATCGGCCATCCGGTCGGCGGCCGGCTGCATCAACGGGCAATGGAAGGGCGCGCTCACTTCCAGGGGAATGGCGCGCTTGCCGCGGGCTTTGGCGATATCGACCGCACGGTCGATTGCCGTCTTGTGGCCCGACAGAACCACCTGGCCCGGCGCATTGTCGTTGGCAGCGACGCAGACCTCGCCGGAGCCGGCCGCCTCATCGGCGATGGCCCGTGCCTCGTCGGGGTCGACGCCCATCAATGCCAGCATCGCGCCCTGCCCGACCGGTACAGCCATCTGCATGGCCTGGCCGCGGATCTTGAGCAGCCGCGCCGTGTCACCGATGTCCAGCGCTCCGGCAGCGCAAAGCGCCGAATACTCGCCCAGCGAATGGCCTGCCACGAAAGCGGCCTTCTGGGCAAGATCGACACCCCCTTCCCGCTCCAGGACGCGCACCACGGCCATGGAACAGGCCATGATTGCCGGCTGGGCATTCTCGGTCAGGATCAGCTGTTCGGCGGGGCCTTCGAACATCAGGCGGGTCAGCGGCTGCTTCAGCGCCTCGTCCACCTCTTCGAAGACCTCACGGGCCGCGGCGAAGGCCGCTGCAAGATCCTGTCCCATGCCCACCTTCTGCGAGCCCTGTCCGGGAAAGACGAACGCACGTGCCATGGAGCCTCGCTT contains:
- the fabD gene encoding ACP S-malonyltransferase; protein product: MARAFVFPGQGSQKVGMGQDLAAAFAAAREVFEEVDEALKQPLTRLMFEGPAEQLILTENAQPAIMACSMAVVRVLEREGGVDLAQKAAFVAGHSLGEYSALCAAGALDIGDTARLLKIRGQAMQMAVPVGQGAMLALMGVDPDEARAIADEAAGSGEVCVAANDNAPGQVVLSGHKTAIDRAVDIAKARGKRAIPLEVSAPFHCPLMQPAADRMADALAQVEIDAPRLPLIANVLAAPVSDPDRIRGLLVDQVTGMVRWRESVLAMKEAGVEETVELGAGKVLSGLTKRIDRSLSAQSVGTPAEIEAFLKSL